One part of the Plasmodium yoelii strain 17X genome assembly, chromosome: 13 genome encodes these proteins:
- a CDS encoding calmodulin-like protein gives MDEKPYIPIIEKLNNEKNPNFYICGNGYIAPLDIKNLKKISNTEKKNLQRVFKMMDKDNTGKISACNLHDILHKYNYKISKSEVERMIWEFDENMDNCLDYDEIYFLYLRCVNDKKKQIPSDLYNIIQFFMFDYEMNGYITVEKTLQILYVRFGREKMDLEVQEIFGDKYEDKSGVEKQICLKEYLDNEKKRIRKYRNENHKKAGKA, from the exons ATGGATGAAAAACCATATATACCTAtaattgaaaaattaaataatgaaaagaaTCCAAACTTTTATATCTGTGGAAATGGATACATAGCACCATTAGACAtcaaaaacttaaaaaaaatatccaaTACCGAAAAGAAAAATTTACAAAGAGTCTTTAAAATGATGGATAAAGATAATACAGGGAAGATATCAGCCTGCAATCTTCATGACATTTTGCATAAATACAATTACAAAATTTCTAAG agCGAAGTTGAAAGAATGATTTGGgaatttgatgaaaatatgGATAACTGCTTAGATTATGatgaaatttattttttatatttaagatgtgttaatgataaaaaaaaacaaattccAAGTGACTTATACAATATTATTCAGTTTTTTATGTTTGATTATGAAATGAATGGATATATAACTGTTGAAAAAACAttacaaatattatatgtacGATTTGGCAGAGAAAAAATGGATTTAGAGGTCCAAGAAATTTTTGGTGATAAATATGAAGATAAATCAGGAGTAGAAAAACAAATTTGTTTAAAAGAATATTtagataatgaaaaaaaacggATACGAAAATATAG aaATGAAAATCACAAAAAGGCAGGAAAAGCATAA
- a CDS encoding 1-acyl-sn-glycerol-3-phosphate acyltransferase, translating into METVNKNETKKPDSRIFRVFISGYVITLLILMILTSFVFDIIALVLFLPIVLYSRSFRLFIFGVPFKFFMSLVFSLLNPFWKIKIIKKLKKNYNPSNTILFSNHLSSLDPWTINAFWFKYNMKFICKGSLFKLPICGQILTLAQEIPIHFGKGKGGWEVKKESKENAMKLAKEYTNMNIPIAVFPEGTRSRTGKLQMFKMGFFKFALENNMEILPCALHGSNKLWTLNSLLLNKGTVYVSYGEPFRPTPGMTVEELANKTRNIIFDLIKEFPDYDPNVDQLATEFSQTREQGI; encoded by the exons ATGGAAactgttaataaaaatgaaacaaaGAAACCTGATTCCCGTATTTTTAGGGTATTTATATCTGGTTACGTTATAACCTTATTAATCCTAATGATTCTAACATCCTTTGTGTTTGATATAATAGctttagttttatttttaccaaTAGTACTATATAGTAGATCATTTAGACTGTTTATATTTGGTGTTCCCTTTAAGTTTTTTATGAGTTTGG TTTTTTCCCTGCTTAACCCATTTtggaaaattaaaataataaaaaaattaaaaaaaaattataatccATCAAATACGATATTGTTTTCTAATCACTTATCATCACTAGACCCATGGACCATCAATGCTTTCTGGtttaagtataatatgaaaTTCATTTGTAAAGGATCATTATTTAAGCTACCTATTTGTGGCCAAATATTAACTTTAGCTCAAGAGATCCCTATTCATTTTGGTAAAGGAAAAGGAGGATGGGAAGTAAAAAAAGAATCAAAAGAAAATGCTATGAAATTAGCTAAAGAATATACTAACATGAATATTCCTATAGCAGTATTTCCAGAAGGTACTCGTTCTCGTACTGGAAAATTGCAAATGTTTAAAATGggattttttaaatttgcacttgaaaataatatggaAATATTACCATGCGCATTGCATGGATCAAATAAACTTTGGACgttaaattcattattattaaataaggGAACGGTGTATGTTTCCTATGGTGAGCCTTTTCGCCCTACCCCAGGAATGACTGTTGAAGAGTTAGCAAATAAAACcagaaatattatatttgatTTGATTAAAGAATTTCCAGATTATGATCCAAAT GTTGACCAGTTAGCAACTGAATTTTCACAAACACGAGAACAAGGTATATaa
- a CDS encoding shikimate dehydrogenase, putative: protein MNDIISKDNQIKSKNFITIYTIRMYLNGFIIGYVFRKEIYKNFYMHKNDNIIFDIIKKNKFSPIYNNYKKSTYISKITLRYKTKNDLFKRLKAYNNNQNYQNYQNTCKTILFHKLPYLKRNFHIPNFFAVRLSFWTCISSTICWYLNKQIDNIPISSTLSGFIASSVNKTFFRESTKVFIPNWVGCIISYAIFI from the exons atgaatgaCATAATTTCAAAAGATAATCAAATAAAATCTAAGAACTTTATAACAATTTATACTATCCGTATGTATTTAAATGGCTTTATAATTGGATATGTTTTCAGAAaagaaatttataaaaatttttatatgcataagaatgataatataatctttgatattataaaaaaaaacaaattttcaCCAATTTATAACAACTATAAAAAATCGACATATATATCGAAAATTACTTTACgttataaaacaaaaaacgatttatttaaaaggctaaaagcatataataataatcaaaattatcaaaattatcaaaataccTGCAAAAcgattttatttcataagTTGCCATATTTGAAAAGAAATTTTCATATCCCTAATTTTTTTGCTGTTAGATTATCATTTTGGACAT GCATATCTTCCACTATATGTTGGTATTTAAACAAACAGATAGACAATATACCGATTTCCTCCACTCTTTCTGGGTTTATAGCTTCATCCGTAAA taaaacattttttagaGAATCCACAAAAGTTTTTATTCCTAATTGGGTTGGATGTATCATTAG CTatgctatttttatttaa
- a CDS encoding fructose-bisphosphate aldolase 2, with protein sequence MVGCVEYKNAPMKLPKEVAQELAETAKKLVAAGKGILAADESTQTIKKRFDNIKIENTVENRASYRDLLFGTKGLGKFISGAILFEETLFQKNEAGVPLVNLLHDEGIIPGIKVDKGLVSIPCTDDEKSTQGLDGLAERCKEYYKAGARFAKWRAVLVIDPAKGKPTDLSIQEVSWGLARYASICQQNKLVPIVEPEILADGAHTIEVCATVTQKVLASVFKALHDNGVLLEGALLKPNMVTAGYDCTEKTKTDDIGFFTVRTLRRTVPPALPGVVFLSGGQSEEDASINLNSINVLGPHPWALTFSYGRALQASVLNTWQGKKENVAKAREVLLQRAEANSLATYGKYKGGAGGSTAGASLYEKKYVY encoded by the exons ATG GTTGGATGcgtagaatataaaaatgccCCTATGAAACTTCCAAAAGAAGTTGCCCAAGAACTCGCTGAAACAGCTAAGAAACTTGTAGCAGCAGGAAAGGGAATTTTAGCTGCAGATGAATCAACACAAACAATTAAGAAAAgatttgataatataaaaatcgaGAATACTGTTGAAAATAGAGCTAGCTATAGAGATTTATTATTTGGAACTAAAGGATTAGGAAAATTCATTTCAGGTGCAATTTTATTTGAAGAAActttatttcaaaaaaatgaagctGGTGTACCATTAGTAAATTTATTACATGATGAAGGTATAATACCAGGAATTAAAGTTGACAAAGGTTTAGTTAGTATCCCATGTACTGATGATGAAAAATCAACCCAAGGTTTAGATGGATTAGCAGAAAGGTGCAAAGAATATTATAAAGCTGGTGCAAGATTTGCAAAATGGAGAGCAGTTTTAGTAATTGACCCAGCTAAAGGCAAACCAACTGATTTATCTATCCAAGAAGTATCATGGGGATTAGCTAGATATGCATCTATATGCCAACAAAATAAGCTTGTTCCAATTGTTGAACCCGAAATTTTGGCTGATGGTGCCCACACAATTGAAGTATGTGCAACTGTTACCCAAAAAGTTTTAGCAAGTGTATTTAAAGCTTTACATGATAATGGTGTATTATTAGAAGGAGCCTTATTAAAACCAAATATGGTAACAGCTGGATATGACTGTACTGAAAAAACCAAAACCGATGATATTGGTTTCTTCACTGTAAGAACTTTAAGAAGAACAGTACCACCAGCTTTACCCGGAGTTGTATTTTTATCAGGAGGTCAATCAGAAGAAGATGCatcaattaatttaaattctATCAATGTATTAGGTCCACACCCATGGGCACTAACCTTTTCATATGGTAGAGCTTTACAAGCATCTGTATTAAATACATGGCAAGGAAAGAAAGAAAATGTTGCTAAGGCCCGAGAAGTTTTATTACAAAGAGCTGAAGCAAACTCATTAGCAACATATGGAAAATATAAGGGAGGAGCAGGAGGAAGCACTGCTGGTGCCTCATTATACGAAAAGAAATATGTTTACTAA